In Centropristis striata isolate RG_2023a ecotype Rhode Island chromosome 1, C.striata_1.0, whole genome shotgun sequence, one DNA window encodes the following:
- the tppp2 gene encoding tubulin polymerization-promoting protein family member 2 has product MAAGSVSQAEVETSFQKFAVHGDSKATGKEMNGKNFVKLCKDCNIIDGKNVTTTDADIVFSKVKAKSARVITFEQFNQALTELAPKRFKGKSKEESLQQAYGLIVGKEPANVGITKVTKAAAVDRLTDTTKYTGAHKERFDDSGKGKGKAGREDVPDSSGYVASYKGKGTYDEKVKDA; this is encoded by the exons ATGGCCGCAGGCTCAGTGTCTCAAGCAGAGGTGGAGACCTCCTTCCAGAAGTTTGCAGTCCATGGAGACTCTAAGGCCACAGGGAAGGAGATGAACGGCAAGAACTTTGTGAAGCTCTGCAAGGACTGCAACATCATCGACGGCAAGAACGTCACTACTACCGATGCTGACATAGTTTTCAGCAAAGTCAA ggCAAAGTCAGCTCGTGTAATCACATTCGAGCAGTTTAACCAGGCCCTGACAGAGCTGGCTCCCAAACGTTTCAAAGGCAAAAGCAAAGAGGAATCGCTCCAGCAGGCCTATGGTCTCATTGTTGGTAAGGAGCCTGCCAACGTTGGAATTACT AAAGTGACCAAGGCAGCAGCAGTGGACAGACTCACTGATACCACAAAGTACACTGGAGCACACAAGGAGCGATTTGACGACTCAGgcaaaggaaaaggaaaggCCGGGCGCGAGGACGTCCCAGACAGCAGTGGTTATGTGGCATCGTACAAAGGCAAAGGCACTTATGATGAAAAAGTGAAAGATGCATAA